Proteins encoded by one window of Ursus arctos isolate Adak ecotype North America unplaced genomic scaffold, UrsArc2.0 scaffold_22, whole genome shotgun sequence:
- the KCTD14 gene encoding BTB/POZ domain-containing protein KCTD14, protein MMSLSSVPRSLRPHQASPSAGPPAGSPVVELNVGGELYTTTVGTLRKLPGSKLAEMFSSSGKTCTDAEGRFFIDRPGTYFGPILDYLRSERLPTHHIPEVYREAQFYEIKPLVKLLEDTPQMFGEQVARKQFLLRVPGYSENLELMVRLARAEAVAARSSAVLVCAVRTEEDAAHCADALRVLEAEKRSVVKFGPWKAAPQVKDLLDCVKMDITAQGYQVYYEQYSERTLRAKYFSYFYTFVFIWW, encoded by the exons ATGATGAGTCTGAGCTCGGTGCCCCGCTCCCTGCGGCCCCACCAGGCCTCCCCCTCCGCGGGCCCGCCGGCG GGATCTCCTGTCGTGGAACTTAACGTGGGAGGCGAGTTGTACACCACCACCGTGGGCACCCTGAGAAAACTCCCGGGTTCAAAGCTGGCTGAGATGTTCTCCAGCTCAGGGAAGACGTGCACGGACGCAGAAGGCCGCTTCTTCATCGATCGCCCCGGCACCTATTTCGGACCCATCCTGGACTACCTGCGCAGCGAGCGGCTGCCCACGCACCACATCCCGGAGGTGTACCGCGAAGCGCAGTTTTACGAAATCAAGCCATTGGTCAAGCTGCTGGAGGACACGCCGCAGATGTTCGGTGAGCAGGTGGCCCGGAAGCAGTTCTTGCTGCGGGTGCCAGGCTACAGCGAGAACCTGGAGCTCATGGTGCGCCTGGCGCGCGCCGAGGCCGTGGCGGCCCGCAGCTCGGCGGTGCTGGTGTGCGCGGTGCGCACCGAAGAGGATGCGGCGCACTGCGCCGATGCCCTGCGGGTCCTGGAGGCCGAAAAGAGGTCGGTCGTCAAGTTCGGGCCTTGGAAGGCGGCCCCGCAGGTCAAGGACCTTCTCGACTGCGTGAAGATGGACATTACGGCCCAGGGGTACCAGGTGTACTATGAACAGTACTCCGAGAGGACATTACGGGCCAAGTATTTCAGTTACTTTTATACATTCGTCTTCATCTGGTGGTGA